The Blautia hydrogenotrophica DSM 10507 genome window below encodes:
- the rplA gene encoding 50S ribosomal protein L1, which translates to MKRGKKYVEAAKAVDRSTLYDTAEAISLVKKTAVAKFDETVEVHIRTGCDGRHADQQIRGAVVLPHGTGKQVRVLVFAKDAKADEALAAGAEFVGGQELIPKIQNEGWLDFDVVVATPDMMGTVGRLGRVLGPKGLMPNPKAGTVTMDVAKAVKEIKAGKIEYRLDKTNIIHVPIGKASFTEEQLADNFQTLMEAVLKAKPSTLKGQYLKSVTIAPTMGPGVKINPLKLA; encoded by the coding sequence ATGAAACGAGGAAAAAAATACGTAGAAGCTGCGAAAGCAGTGGACCGCAGCACACTTTACGATACCGCAGAGGCTATCAGCCTGGTTAAGAAGACAGCAGTTGCAAAATTCGATGAGACCGTTGAGGTTCACATTCGTACAGGCTGTGACGGACGTCACGCCGATCAACAGATTCGTGGAGCAGTGGTACTGCCTCACGGAACCGGAAAACAGGTTCGTGTTTTAGTATTTGCCAAGGACGCGAAAGCGGATGAAGCTCTGGCAGCAGGTGCAGAGTTCGTGGGCGGACAGGAACTGATTCCGAAGATTCAGAATGAAGGATGGCTGGACTTTGACGTAGTTGTAGCTACTCCTGATATGATGGGTACTGTAGGACGTCTGGGACGTGTCCTTGGACCGAAAGGCTTAATGCCAAACCCAAAAGCAGGAACCGTTACTATGGATGTTGCAAAAGCTGTAAAAGAGATCAAAGCTGGTAAAATTGAGTATCGTCTTGACAAAACCAACATTATCCATGTGCCAATCGGCAAGGCTTCTTTCACTGAGGAGCAGTTGGCCGACAACTTCCAGACCCTGATGGAAGCAGTTTTAAAGGCAAAACCAAGCACACTGAAAGGTCAGTACTTAAAGAGCGTGACAATCGCTCCTACTATGGGACCTGGTGTGAAGATCAATCCTTTGAAATTAGCTTAA
- a CDS encoding metal-sensing transcriptional repressor, with protein sequence MKQCMDSDNLHRRLKKIIGQVQAIDRMVDEDIPCEDILSQINAAKSALHKVGQVVLEGHIKHCVRDGIEHGDADQTIESFTKAVERFANMK encoded by the coding sequence ATGAAACAATGTATGGATTCTGATAACCTGCATCGGCGGCTGAAAAAAATTATCGGCCAGGTTCAAGCTATAGATCGAATGGTAGATGAAGATATCCCCTGTGAAGATATCTTATCCCAGATAAATGCAGCAAAATCCGCACTGCATAAAGTAGGACAAGTTGTACTAGAAGGACATATTAAGCACTGTGTCCGTGACGGCATTGAACACGGTGACGCTGACCAGACAATTGAGAGCTTCACAAAAGCAGTGGAGCGTTTTGCTAACATGAAGTAA
- the rplJ gene encoding 50S ribosomal protein L10, with protein sequence MAKVELKQPIIEEISNCIKDAQGIVLVNYSGLTVAQDTLLRKELREAGVHYKVYKNTMMNFAFKGTACEPLCEHLEGTNALAVSADDATAPARILAKYAKQFPKLELVAGVVEGNYNDKAGIEALSNIPSREELLGKLLGSIQSPIANFARVISQIAEKGGDAAPAAEEAPAAE encoded by the coding sequence ATGGCAAAAGTAGAACTGAAACAGCCGATCATTGAAGAGATTTCTAACTGTATTAAAGATGCTCAGGGTATCGTTCTGGTAAACTACAGCGGACTTACAGTTGCACAGGATACTCTTCTGCGTAAGGAGCTGAGAGAAGCTGGTGTTCACTACAAAGTATACAAGAATACAATGATGAATTTTGCATTCAAAGGTACTGCTTGTGAACCACTGTGCGAGCATCTGGAAGGAACAAATGCTCTTGCAGTATCTGCGGACGATGCTACAGCGCCGGCGAGAATTTTGGCTAAATATGCAAAACAGTTCCCGAAATTGGAATTGGTTGCAGGTGTAGTGGAAGGAAACTACAACGACAAAGCTGGAATCGAGGCTCTGTCCAACATTCCATCTAGAGAAGAATTGCTTGGCAAATTGCTGGGAAGTATTCAGTCACCGATTGCAAACTTTGCACGTGTTATTAGCCAGATTGCAGAAAAAGGTGGAGACGCTGCTCCGGCGGCAGAGGAAGCTCCAGCAGCAGAATAA